In the genome of Halapricum salinum, one region contains:
- a CDS encoding alkaline phosphatase family protein yields the protein MGLFDRLKGDDGPRVAFFGIDGVPYSLLAEHTDEFPNLAALAEDGSAGAIDSIVPPESSACWPSLTTGVNPGETGVYGFQDREVGSYDTYVPMGRDVQATRLWDRVEDEDRKATVLNVPVTFPPQRDVQRMVSGFLSPGVDKAAYPDDLREYLENNDYRIDVNAKLGHDDDKSEFIEDAHETLDKRFETFKHYVQEDDWDLFFGVFMTTDRVNHFLFKHYEQDGEYKEEFFEFYRTVDDYLGQLREMLPDDVTMMVASDHGFTSLEYEVHFNEWLQQEGWLSYEDDDHSELGDIAEETTAYSLIPGRFYINLEGREPRGSVPQEEYGEVRDELKAELERLEGPDGNAVADRVVTKEEAFRGDHDDIAPDLVVIPNHGFDLKAGFKGGSDVFGVGPRNGMHSFDNATLFVDDPNVRIEDADLFDIAPTVLDLMDVEYDRADFDGRSLV from the coding sequence ATGGGACTATTCGATCGGCTCAAGGGCGACGACGGCCCCCGCGTCGCCTTCTTCGGGATCGACGGGGTGCCGTACAGTCTGCTCGCCGAGCACACCGACGAGTTTCCGAACCTCGCCGCGCTGGCCGAGGATGGCAGCGCCGGCGCGATCGACAGCATCGTGCCACCGGAATCCTCGGCCTGCTGGCCCTCTCTCACGACCGGCGTCAACCCCGGCGAGACTGGTGTCTACGGTTTCCAGGACCGCGAAGTCGGATCGTACGACACCTACGTCCCGATGGGCCGGGACGTCCAGGCGACCCGGCTGTGGGACCGCGTCGAGGACGAAGACCGGAAGGCCACAGTGCTGAACGTGCCCGTGACCTTCCCGCCCCAGCGCGACGTCCAGCGGATGGTTTCGGGCTTTCTCTCGCCCGGTGTCGACAAGGCGGCCTACCCCGACGACCTCCGGGAGTACCTCGAAAACAACGATTATCGGATCGACGTCAACGCCAAACTGGGCCACGACGACGACAAGAGCGAGTTCATCGAGGACGCCCACGAGACGCTGGACAAACGGTTCGAGACGTTCAAGCACTACGTGCAGGAAGACGACTGGGATCTCTTCTTCGGAGTCTTCATGACGACCGACCGGGTCAACCACTTCCTGTTCAAACACTACGAGCAGGACGGCGAGTACAAAGAGGAGTTCTTCGAGTTCTACCGGACGGTCGACGACTACCTCGGCCAGTTGCGCGAGATGCTGCCAGACGACGTGACCATGATGGTGGCGTCAGATCACGGCTTTACCTCCCTGGAGTACGAGGTCCACTTCAACGAGTGGCTCCAGCAGGAAGGCTGGCTCTCCTACGAGGACGACGATCACAGCGAATTAGGCGACATCGCCGAGGAGACCACCGCCTACTCGCTGATCCCCGGACGCTTTTACATCAACCTCGAAGGCCGCGAACCCCGCGGGAGCGTCCCACAGGAGGAGTACGGGGAGGTCCGGGACGAGCTCAAGGCCGAACTCGAACGCCTCGAAGGACCGGACGGAAACGCGGTGGCCGACCGCGTCGTCACCAAGGAGGAAGCGTTCCGCGGAGACCACGACGACATCGCGCCAGACCTCGTCGTGATTCCGAACCACGGCTTCGATCTCAAGGCCGGCTTCAAGGGCGGCAGCGACGTCTTCGGCGTCGGCCCGCGCAACGGGATGCACAGTTTCGACAACGCGACGCTGTTCGTCGACGACCCGAACGTTCGCATCGAGGACGCCGATCTGTTCGACATCGCGCCGACGGTCCTCGATCTGATGGACGTCGAGTACGACCGGGCCGACTTCGACGGTCGGAGTCTCGTCTAG
- a CDS encoding DUF5791 family protein, producing the protein MLTGRFPDAGERDPEALLAAYQDVLQTVIDDHGVEAVLAETGLDEPTVESLANGDAGEVTLEDAAAVLALSAEYPDADAVVAEARDILLMGMTTAVMDVDSVAAELGGDLEPKEIQQKVEGRYPITLGEYARIHHLLESK; encoded by the coding sequence ATGTTGACCGGACGCTTCCCCGACGCCGGCGAGCGCGACCCCGAGGCGCTGCTGGCAGCCTACCAGGACGTACTGCAGACGGTGATCGACGACCACGGCGTCGAAGCTGTTCTCGCCGAGACCGGACTCGACGAACCGACAGTCGAATCGCTCGCGAACGGCGACGCCGGCGAGGTCACGCTGGAGGACGCCGCCGCCGTCCTCGCGCTCTCGGCGGAGTATCCCGACGCCGACGCGGTCGTCGCCGAAGCCCGGGACATCCTCCTGATGGGAATGACCACCGCGGTCATGGACGTCGATAGCGTCGCGGCCGAACTCGGCGGCGACCTCGAACCCAAGGAGATCCAGCAGAAAGTCGAGGGGCGCTACCCGATCACGCTGGGCGAGTACGCCCGCATCCACCACTTGCTGGAGTCGAAATGA
- a CDS encoding thiolase family protein, whose translation MDDAYIVDAVRTPFGKRGGSFRDTHPQDLAAEPLRALERRNDFDGATDIEDVILGCVTPVDEQGSNVGRIAPMVAGWGDSVPGVQLNRMCGSGQQAVNFAAGQIRGGMADVLVAGGVEHMTRVPMGSDAPGSSYGERSVVTDTYFEHVEELTTQGEGAERMAEQWDLSRRELDEIAVDSQRRWGEAVEDGAYNEQIVPVETRLDGEAVVVEEDGHPRPETTVDALGELPLAFRSEGEGVLHAGNSSGIVDGAAALLVASGAACEEHGWDPLARIVDTHVVGVDPVTMLTGPIPATRELLAATDLTVADIDRFEVNEAFASVVAAWLEETGAEWDRTNVWGGAIAHGHPLGATGAALLGKLPYQLRACDGRYGISTMCIGFGQGIATLIERV comes from the coding sequence ATGGACGACGCCTACATCGTCGACGCGGTCCGGACGCCCTTCGGCAAGCGCGGTGGCTCGTTCCGGGACACCCACCCGCAGGATCTGGCGGCCGAGCCGTTGCGTGCGCTCGAACGCCGAAACGACTTCGACGGCGCCACCGACATCGAGGACGTAATATTGGGATGTGTCACCCCAGTCGACGAACAGGGATCGAACGTCGGTCGGATCGCACCGATGGTCGCAGGGTGGGGCGATTCCGTCCCCGGAGTGCAACTTAACCGGATGTGCGGCTCCGGCCAGCAGGCTGTGAATTTCGCGGCCGGGCAGATCCGGGGCGGGATGGCCGACGTACTCGTCGCGGGCGGCGTCGAGCATATGACGCGCGTGCCGATGGGCAGTGACGCTCCCGGGAGCAGTTACGGCGAGCGATCGGTCGTCACCGACACCTACTTCGAGCACGTCGAAGAGTTGACGACCCAGGGCGAAGGGGCCGAACGGATGGCCGAGCAGTGGGACCTCTCTCGCCGGGAACTTGACGAGATCGCCGTCGACTCCCAGCGCCGCTGGGGCGAGGCTGTCGAGGACGGTGCCTACAACGAACAGATCGTCCCCGTCGAGACGAGACTCGATGGGGAGGCGGTCGTCGTGGAGGAGGACGGACATCCGCGACCGGAGACCACGGTCGACGCGCTGGGCGAGTTGCCACTGGCGTTCCGATCCGAGGGCGAGGGCGTCCTCCACGCTGGCAATTCGTCGGGGATCGTCGACGGTGCGGCCGCGCTACTGGTGGCTTCAGGCGCTGCGTGTGAGGAACACGGCTGGGACCCGCTGGCGAGAATCGTCGACACGCACGTCGTCGGCGTCGATCCGGTGACGATGCTGACGGGGCCGATTCCCGCTACTCGGGAACTGCTCGCAGCGACCGATCTCACGGTCGCGGATATAGATCGCTTCGAAGTCAACGAGGCGTTCGCGTCGGTCGTGGCGGCCTGGCTCGAAGAGACCGGTGCCGAGTGGGACCGGACCAACGTCTGGGGCGGCGCGATCGCCCACGGCCATCCGCTCGGGGCGACCGGTGCGGCACTCCTGGGGAAACTCCCCTACCAGCTCCGGGCGTGTGACGGGCGCTACGGAATCTCGACGATGTGTATCGGGTTCGGGCAGGGGATCGCGACGCTGATCGAACGGGTCTGA
- a CDS encoding tubulin/FtsZ family protein, whose product MKVVLIGVGQAGGKITQALAEYDYEMGFDAVQGALAVNTAEADLQALDIDTLLIGRDRVKGHGVGGDNELGAQIMEEEATEVMNELDGRITSKAEGLVIVAGLGGGTGSGGAPMLARELNRIYDIPVYVLGVLPGRNEGSIYQANAGRSLKTVVREADSTILIDNDAWHATDESVEEGFDTINQNIAQRVGLLLAAGEVIDGVAESVVDSSEVINTLRPGGIASIGYASVAAAEDSADNVNNITSATRNALLAGTSLPNAVDADTALLVIAGDPDRISRKGVERARSWVEDETGSLEVRGGDFPLDTERLAALILLGGVERSHRIDEFLDRAREAHKQANEPSPNPNEAFDNEELDDLF is encoded by the coding sequence ATGAAAGTCGTCCTGATCGGGGTTGGTCAAGCCGGCGGCAAGATCACCCAGGCCCTCGCGGAGTACGACTACGAGATGGGGTTCGACGCTGTCCAGGGGGCGCTGGCGGTAAACACCGCCGAAGCCGACTTGCAGGCTCTGGACATCGACACGCTGTTGATCGGCCGCGACCGGGTCAAAGGTCACGGCGTCGGCGGCGACAACGAACTCGGCGCACAGATCATGGAAGAGGAGGCCACCGAGGTCATGAACGAACTCGACGGCCGGATCACCTCCAAGGCCGAGGGGCTCGTAATCGTCGCCGGCCTCGGCGGCGGCACCGGGTCGGGCGGCGCGCCCATGCTCGCGCGCGAACTCAACCGGATCTACGACATTCCCGTCTACGTCCTGGGTGTGCTCCCCGGGCGCAACGAGGGATCGATCTACCAGGCCAACGCCGGCCGCTCGCTCAAGACCGTCGTCCGCGAGGCTGACTCGACGATCCTCATCGATAACGACGCCTGGCACGCCACCGACGAGAGCGTCGAGGAGGGCTTCGACACGATCAACCAGAACATCGCCCAGCGCGTCGGCTTGTTACTGGCAGCAGGCGAGGTCATCGACGGCGTCGCCGAGAGCGTCGTCGACTCCAGCGAGGTCATCAACACCCTCCGACCGGGTGGCATCGCCTCCATCGGGTACGCCTCCGTGGCCGCGGCCGAGGACAGCGCCGACAACGTCAACAACATCACGAGCGCGACCCGCAACGCCCTGCTGGCCGGGACGAGCCTGCCAAACGCCGTCGATGCCGACACCGCGCTGCTGGTGATCGCTGGCGACCCCGACCGAATCTCTCGCAAGGGCGTCGAACGCGCTCGCAGCTGGGTCGAAGACGAGACCGGCAGTCTCGAAGTCCGCGGCGGGGACTTCCCGCTGGACACGGAACGGCTGGCGGCGCTGATCCTGCTCGGCGGCGTCGAGCGTTCACACCGGATCGACGAGTTCCTCGACCGGGCCCGGGAGGCCCACAAACAGGCGAACGAGCCCAGTCCGAACCCGAACGAGGCCTTCGACAACGAGGAACTCGACGACCTGTTCTAG
- a CDS encoding NAD-dependent epimerase/dehydratase family protein, protein MQSVLVVGGTRFIGRATVAEFREHGYDVTLCNRGHHPNPFGGDDAVELVEADRREDEQLRAAAEAVEPDVVVDLVAYHPRDVRVATDIFADSEAYVFVSSGAAYAADEIPKREGETPLKSCSESEAVDDSHETYGKRKAEGDRAVFAAADEGVRAMSVRPTIVYGPHDYTERLDYWLARVDSHGAVVVPGDGGSLHQLAYVEDVASALRVVAERGTAGEAYNVGDRDAQPLGDLLDLLAAACETDVRQAYASERELSPDLEPDDFPLYRDRPHLLATEKLHALGWEATPHREALEPTVREHRESDRDGSDRGPRRDVEADILDRLR, encoded by the coding sequence ATGCAATCGGTGTTGGTCGTCGGCGGGACGCGATTCATCGGCCGGGCGACGGTCGCCGAATTCCGCGAGCACGGCTACGATGTGACGCTCTGTAATCGTGGCCACCACCCCAATCCCTTCGGCGGTGACGACGCGGTCGAGCTGGTCGAGGCCGACCGGCGCGAGGACGAGCAGTTGCGGGCCGCCGCCGAGGCGGTCGAGCCGGACGTCGTCGTGGACCTGGTCGCCTACCACCCTCGCGACGTCCGGGTCGCGACGGACATCTTCGCCGACAGCGAGGCGTACGTCTTCGTCTCCAGCGGGGCAGCTTACGCCGCGGACGAGATCCCCAAGCGCGAGGGTGAGACGCCGCTGAAATCCTGTAGTGAATCCGAAGCGGTCGACGACTCCCACGAGACATACGGCAAGCGCAAGGCCGAGGGTGATCGTGCCGTCTTCGCCGCGGCCGATGAGGGCGTCCGGGCGATGAGTGTCCGACCGACGATCGTCTACGGCCCCCACGACTACACCGAACGACTGGACTACTGGCTCGCCCGCGTCGACAGCCACGGCGCGGTCGTCGTCCCCGGCGACGGCGGGTCGCTCCACCAGCTCGCCTACGTCGAGGACGTCGCCAGTGCGCTCCGAGTCGTCGCCGAGCGCGGGACTGCAGGCGAAGCCTACAACGTCGGCGACAGGGACGCCCAGCCGCTCGGCGATCTGCTCGATCTGCTCGCGGCGGCCTGCGAGACCGACGTGCGACAGGCCTACGCCAGCGAGCGCGAACTCAGCCCCGATCTCGAACCCGACGACTTCCCGCTGTACCGCGACCGGCCACACCTGCTGGCGACCGAGAAGCTCCACGCACTGGGCTGGGAGGCGACACCGCACCGCGAGGCGCTCGAACCCACAGTCAGAGAGCATCGCGAGAGCGATCGGGACGGGAGCGACCGCGGCCCGCGCCGGGACGTCGAAGCGGACATCCTCGATCGACTGCGGTGA
- a CDS encoding phosphatase PAP2 family protein codes for MSLLSVSAVVGLVVFAGVVSTIPVCFDRRSLRQARRTLDEALFDAAPYLGLVALVLLFRRFVHDESVQLSHEVGRNITDTLFAVEGFFVAHLQALTPDALVPVFAAFYVFGFTYLLVVPVVLYALASTTRSLKELLVAYALNDVIGMSLYTLFVAYGPRLHIANRVDGLLYDLYPQVRQLTTAVSANTNVFPSLHTSLSVVVLVFAWRTRENQPRWFAIAAICAGAIVLSTMVLGIHWLTDVVAGVCLAYVCVVLAGWIVAAVERRRLNGESAPTHASQGADD; via the coding sequence ATGTCGCTGCTGTCGGTGAGCGCCGTCGTCGGCCTCGTCGTCTTCGCCGGTGTCGTGTCGACGATCCCGGTCTGTTTCGATCGTCGTTCGCTCCGGCAGGCACGTCGAACGCTCGACGAGGCGCTGTTCGATGCGGCACCGTATCTCGGTCTCGTGGCGCTGGTGTTGCTGTTTCGACGGTTCGTCCACGACGAGAGCGTCCAGCTGTCCCACGAGGTCGGCCGGAACATCACGGACACGCTATTCGCGGTCGAGGGATTCTTCGTCGCGCACCTGCAGGCGCTCACTCCAGACGCGCTCGTCCCGGTGTTCGCGGCCTTCTACGTGTTCGGGTTCACCTACCTCCTCGTGGTTCCGGTCGTTCTCTACGCGCTCGCGTCGACGACGCGCTCGCTGAAAGAGCTGCTCGTCGCGTACGCGCTCAACGACGTCATCGGAATGTCCCTGTACACGCTGTTCGTCGCTTACGGGCCGCGGCTCCACATCGCGAACCGCGTCGACGGCCTGTTGTACGACCTCTATCCGCAGGTCCGACAGCTGACCACGGCCGTCTCTGCCAACACCAACGTCTTTCCGTCGCTGCACACGTCGCTGTCGGTCGTCGTCCTCGTGTTCGCCTGGCGGACCCGCGAGAACCAGCCGCGCTGGTTCGCGATTGCGGCGATCTGTGCCGGCGCGATCGTCCTCTCGACGATGGTCCTCGGGATCCACTGGCTGACCGACGTCGTCGCCGGCGTCTGTCTGGCGTACGTCTGTGTCGTGCTGGCCGGCTGGATAGTCGCCGCCGTCGAGCGTCGCCGTCTGAACGGGGAGTCGGCACCCACACACGCCTCCCAGGGCGCTGACGACTAA
- a CDS encoding NAD(P)-dependent glycerol-1-phosphate dehydrogenase codes for MFQKSTWIRLPRNVLVGHGVLGQTVEAVEELHLAGRPLVVTSPTPKEVAGERVTELFADAGRDPATVVVEEASFSEVERVIEAAADAEAGFLVGVGGGKAIDIAKMAADHRDQGFVSVPTAASHDGIVSGRGSVPEKDTRHSVAAEPPLAVVADTEILADAPWRLTTAGCADIISNYTAVRDWDLAHRLQNVEYSEYSAALARMTAEMLVENADSIKPGLEESAWIVVKALVSSGVAMSIAGSSRPASGAEHLFSHQLDRLVPGAALHGHQVGVGSIIAAYLQDGENGMWRNIRDALDRIGAPTTAEGLGIDDETVIEALTSAHEIRDRYTILGNGMSEEAAREAAHVTGVI; via the coding sequence ATGTTTCAGAAGTCGACCTGGATTCGACTGCCGCGGAACGTCCTCGTCGGCCACGGCGTGCTCGGCCAGACCGTCGAAGCCGTCGAGGAACTCCACCTCGCGGGCCGGCCGCTCGTCGTGACGAGTCCCACACCAAAAGAAGTCGCCGGCGAGCGTGTCACCGAGCTGTTCGCCGACGCTGGCCGTGACCCGGCGACAGTCGTCGTCGAGGAGGCCAGTTTCAGCGAGGTCGAACGCGTCATCGAGGCCGCCGCCGACGCCGAAGCCGGGTTCCTGGTCGGCGTCGGTGGTGGCAAGGCCATCGACATTGCGAAGATGGCCGCCGACCACCGCGACCAGGGGTTCGTCTCCGTGCCGACGGCGGCGAGTCACGACGGGATTGTCTCCGGGCGTGGGTCGGTCCCCGAGAAAGACACCCGCCACAGCGTCGCGGCCGAGCCGCCACTGGCGGTCGTCGCCGACACCGAAATTCTGGCCGACGCCCCCTGGCGGCTCACCACCGCGGGCTGTGCGGACATCATCTCGAACTACACCGCCGTCCGGGACTGGGATCTCGCACATCGCCTCCAGAACGTCGAGTATTCGGAGTACTCCGCCGCACTAGCGCGGATGACCGCCGAGATGCTCGTCGAGAACGCCGACTCGATCAAGCCCGGCCTCGAAGAGTCGGCCTGGATCGTCGTCAAGGCGCTGGTCTCCTCTGGTGTGGCGATGTCGATCGCCGGCTCCTCGCGACCCGCCTCGGGCGCGGAACACCTCTTCAGCCACCAGCTCGACCGGCTCGTCCCCGGCGCGGCCCTGCACGGCCACCAGGTCGGCGTCGGCTCGATCATCGCCGCGTACCTGCAGGACGGCGAGAACGGCATGTGGCGCAACATCCGCGACGCCCTCGACCGGATCGGCGCGCCGACGACCGCCGAGGGATTAGGGATCGACGACGAGACCGTGATCGAGGCGCTGACCAGTGCCCACGAGATCCGTGATCGCTACACTATCCTCGGAAACGGCATGAGCGAGGAGGCCGCGCGGGAAGCAGCCCACGTGACCGGCGTGATCTGA
- a CDS encoding SDR family oxidoreductase — MTRVAILGCGYIGLELARQLQPAHDVVGVRRSQAGLEAIEATGATAVEADVTDSETLEAVPDSDWVVFAASSGGRAAEAAREVYVDGLRETIDHFCARSTVPDRIVYTSSTGVYGDHDGAWVDEGTPIEPTTEKTEVLAEAEAIATERPIDDTDGTVARFAGLYGPERYRLSRYVEGPVTEGYLNMIHQADAAGAVRFLLEADEARREVVNVVDDEPVSKWDFADWLASECGEPEPPKQTKEERLDDPELSEAGRRRIQTSKRVSNDKLRSLGYEFAYPTYREGYRDAIEQYRNA; from the coding sequence ATGACCCGCGTCGCCATCCTCGGATGTGGCTACATCGGCCTCGAACTGGCCCGCCAACTCCAGCCCGCTCACGACGTGGTCGGCGTCCGCCGCTCGCAAGCGGGGCTCGAAGCCATCGAAGCGACTGGCGCAACAGCGGTCGAGGCCGACGTGACCGACTCCGAGACCCTCGAAGCCGTCCCCGATTCCGACTGGGTGGTCTTCGCGGCCTCCAGCGGGGGTCGGGCTGCCGAGGCCGCCCGCGAGGTCTACGTCGACGGCCTCCGGGAGACGATCGATCACTTCTGCGCCCGGTCGACCGTCCCCGACCGGATCGTCTACACGTCCTCGACAGGGGTCTACGGCGACCACGACGGCGCGTGGGTCGACGAGGGGACACCGATCGAACCGACCACTGAGAAGACCGAAGTGCTCGCCGAGGCCGAGGCGATCGCGACCGAGCGCCCGATCGACGACACCGACGGGACAGTCGCCCGGTTCGCCGGCCTGTACGGCCCAGAGCGCTACCGGCTCTCGCGGTACGTCGAGGGACCCGTCACGGAGGGCTATCTGAACATGATTCACCAGGCTGACGCCGCCGGCGCGGTGCGCTTCCTGCTGGAAGCAGACGAGGCGCGCCGCGAGGTGGTCAACGTCGTCGACGACGAACCAGTCAGCAAGTGGGATTTTGCGGACTGGCTGGCGAGTGAGTGCGGCGAGCCCGAGCCACCGAAACAGACCAAAGAAGAGCGCCTCGACGACCCCGAGCTCTCGGAGGCGGGCAGGCGTCGGATCCAGACGAGCAAGCGGGTCAGCAACGACAAACTGCGAAGCCTGGGCTACGAGTTCGCATATCCGACGTATCGCGAGGGGTATCGCGACGCCATCGAGCAGTATCGCAACGCCTAG
- a CDS encoding YbjQ family protein → MSTQTQYPETEQTLVATVTTETVPGREITEVLGIARGNTVRARNVGRDITQGFRNLAGGELKAYSTLLATARDDAIARMEANAVEMGADAVVNVRLETSEVTKGASEVIAYGTAVRLD, encoded by the coding sequence ATGTCGACCCAGACACAGTACCCGGAGACCGAACAGACCCTCGTCGCGACCGTCACCACAGAGACAGTCCCCGGCCGAGAGATCACCGAGGTCCTGGGGATCGCGCGCGGCAACACCGTCAGAGCCCGCAACGTCGGCCGTGACATCACCCAGGGGTTCCGTAATCTCGCTGGCGGCGAACTCAAAGCGTACTCGACGCTGCTCGCGACGGCCCGTGACGACGCCATCGCCCGGATGGAAGCCAACGCCGTCGAGATGGGGGCCGACGCTGTCGTCAACGTCCGGCTGGAGACGTCCGAAGTGACGAAAGGAGCCTCCGAAGTGATCGCCTACGGGACCGCAGTCAGACTCGACTGA
- a CDS encoding S9 family peptidase, whose amino-acid sequence MTVDLERYLNVRAAYGASIGPDGTLAFLMDTTGTAQVWTVDGPETWPRQRTFFEESVGFASWSPERPELVFSMDEGGNERAQLFRLDADSGAINPLTARPEAKHRWGGWSNDGDRIAFAANRRERSVFDVYVQGRAESGDDADLIHQGDGWLSLGGWSPEDDRLLVVESHTSFDQDLYSLDLDSGELTHLTPHEDEVRYHSANWGPDGEALYLVTDRDADTLYLARLDLETRDLETVVEGGDWNVDGVSLDEDSGRLAYSRNVDGYTELTVGTLDGPTDIDRLPTPDLPGGLAGGVSWSEDADRFAVTVTGRAENTNVYVVEIGEVLSEAKNLEESERGAKRPASTESGESERWTRASTAGIPRDSFVEPELIHYESFDGIEVPAYFSLPHDPEPGETPVIVDVHGGPESQRRPSFSGLTQYFLSRGYAVFEPNVRGSTGYGKEYTHLDDVRKRMDSVKDLKAGADWLAGHEFVDEDRIVVKGGSYGGFMVLAALTEYPDMWAAGVDTVGIANFVTFLENTGSWRRKLREAEYGSLEDDRDFLESISPINHADRIRAPLFIIHGANDPRVPVGEAEQIAAAARDHGVPVELRIYEDEGHGLSKRENRIDAYTDVVAFLDEHV is encoded by the coding sequence ATGACCGTCGATCTCGAACGTTATCTCAACGTCCGTGCCGCCTACGGGGCCTCGATCGGCCCCGACGGTACGCTCGCCTTCCTGATGGACACGACCGGAACCGCTCAGGTCTGGACGGTCGACGGACCCGAGACCTGGCCCCGCCAGCGAACCTTCTTCGAGGAGTCGGTCGGCTTCGCCTCGTGGTCGCCCGAGCGCCCCGAACTCGTCTTCAGCATGGACGAGGGCGGCAACGAACGCGCCCAACTGTTTCGACTCGACGCCGACTCCGGGGCGATCAACCCGCTCACGGCCAGGCCCGAGGCGAAACACCGCTGGGGCGGCTGGAGCAACGACGGCGACCGGATCGCCTTCGCCGCGAACCGCCGTGAGAGGAGCGTCTTCGACGTCTACGTCCAGGGTCGCGCGGAGTCGGGCGATGACGCCGACCTGATTCACCAGGGCGACGGCTGGCTCTCGCTGGGCGGGTGGAGCCCCGAGGACGACCGCCTGCTCGTCGTCGAATCCCACACCAGCTTCGATCAGGACCTCTACTCGCTGGATCTCGATTCGGGTGAATTGACCCATCTCACGCCGCACGAGGACGAGGTCCGTTATCACAGCGCCAACTGGGGGCCCGACGGCGAAGCGCTGTATCTCGTCACCGACCGCGACGCCGACACGCTCTATCTGGCCCGGCTCGACCTCGAAACGCGGGATCTGGAGACCGTCGTCGAGGGCGGCGACTGGAACGTCGACGGCGTCTCGCTCGACGAGGACTCGGGCAGACTGGCCTACTCTCGCAACGTCGACGGCTACACCGAACTCACAGTCGGAACACTCGACGGTCCGACCGACATCGATCGGCTCCCGACGCCGGATCTCCCTGGGGGGCTGGCGGGTGGGGTCTCCTGGAGCGAGGACGCCGACCGCTTCGCTGTCACCGTGACGGGTCGGGCCGAGAACACGAACGTGTACGTCGTCGAGATAGGCGAGGTTCTGAGCGAAGCGAAGAACCTCGAAGAAAGCGAGCGGGGAGCGAAGCGACCCGCGAGCACCGAATCGGGCGAGAGCGAGCGCTGGACCCGCGCTTCCACCGCCGGAATCCCCCGTGATTCCTTCGTCGAACCCGAACTGATCCACTACGAATCGTTCGACGGAATAGAGGTACCGGCCTACTTCTCGCTGCCCCACGATCCCGAACCCGGCGAGACGCCCGTCATCGTCGACGTCCACGGCGGGCCCGAGAGCCAGCGCCGCCCTTCGTTCTCGGGACTCACGCAGTACTTCCTCTCCCGGGGGTACGCTGTCTTCGAGCCGAACGTCCGCGGATCGACGGGTTACGGCAAGGAGTACACCCATCTCGACGACGTCCGAAAGCGGATGGACTCGGTGAAAGACCTGAAAGCCGGTGCGGACTGGCTCGCCGGGCACGAGTTCGTCGACGAAGACCGGATCGTCGTCAAGGGCGGCTCCTACGGCGGGTTCATGGTCCTCGCGGCACTCACCGAGTACCCCGACATGTGGGCGGCGGGCGTCGACACTGTCGGGATCGCGAACTTCGTCACGTTCCTCGAAAATACCGGCTCGTGGCGACGGAAACTCCGGGAGGCCGAGTACGGATCCCTCGAGGACGATCGGGACTTCCTCGAATCGATCAGCCCGATCAATCACGCCGACCGCATCCGCGCGCCGCTGTTCATTATCCACGGCGCGAACGATCCGCGCGTGCCCGTGGGCGAGGCCGAACAGATCGCCGCGGCGGCCCGCGACCACGGCGTCCCCGTCGAGCTACGGATCTACGAGGACGAAGGGCACGGCCTGAGCAAGCGCGAGAACCGCATCGACGCCTACACCGACGTCGTCGCGTTCCTCGACGAACACGTCTGA
- a CDS encoding FKBP-type peptidyl-prolyl cis-trans isomerase has product MPIEPGDTVTIEYVGRFEDGSIFDTSRYEVALEHGLDDAQDAGPGDYPALSFTVGAGDIIEGLDNSLVGMRDGEEATVEVTPERAYGEHDPDRVREYDPDTFEGMVGQEPAVGLHVHAQNGLHGDVTAVTEDSVEVDFNHELAGKTLVFEIEVVDVR; this is encoded by the coding sequence ATGCCGATCGAACCCGGTGACACCGTCACCATCGAGTACGTCGGCCGTTTCGAGGACGGTTCTATCTTCGACACCTCGCGCTACGAAGTTGCCCTCGAACACGGCCTCGACGACGCCCAGGACGCCGGCCCCGGCGACTACCCCGCACTCTCTTTTACCGTCGGTGCGGGCGATATCATCGAGGGACTAGATAATTCCCTTGTGGGTATGAGAGATGGCGAGGAAGCGACGGTCGAGGTCACACCAGAGAGAGCATACGGCGAGCACGACCCCGATCGAGTCCGGGAGTACGATCCTGATACCTTCGAAGGAATGGTTGGACAGGAGCCTGCAGTCGGGCTGCACGTCCACGCCCAGAACGGCTTGCACGGTGACGTGACGGCCGTCACCGAGGATAGCGTGGAGGTCGATTTCAATCACGAACTCGCGGGCAAAACACTGGTTTTCGAGATCGAAGTCGTCGATGTTCGCTGA